The following proteins are co-located in the Myxococcus fulvus genome:
- a CDS encoding 3-oxoadipyl-CoA thiolase: protein MSAYIYDGLRTPFGRHAGALAPIRPDDLLSGVIRALLTRGPFELGDIEDVVIGCTNQAGEDSRNVARHAALLAGLPIEVGGVTVNRLCGSGLAAVLDAARAVMTGQGELFVAGGVESMSRAPFVLPKAEAAFSRDTQVFDTTMGARFPNPRVVARFGGDTMPETADNIARDLGIGRAASDRFALASQQKFATAQARGFFTGELVPVELPGRKGAVTTVTVDEHPRPETTLDKLSTLKPLAAEGVVTAGNASGINDGAAALLVGSICVGESVGCKPLARIVSAAVAGVPPRTMGLGPVPAARKALERAQLALSDMDVIEINEAFAVQVLGCLKLLELDEDDSRVNPNGGAIAVGHPLGASGARLALTAARQLQVSGGRYALVSMCIGVGQGIAAVLERV from the coding sequence ATGAGCGCCTATATCTACGATGGGTTGCGCACGCCGTTCGGCCGTCACGCGGGAGCGCTGGCTCCCATCCGTCCCGATGACCTGCTCTCCGGAGTCATCCGCGCGCTGCTCACGCGCGGCCCGTTCGAGCTGGGTGACATCGAGGACGTCGTCATCGGCTGCACCAACCAGGCGGGGGAGGACAGCCGCAACGTGGCGCGCCACGCCGCGTTGCTCGCGGGGCTGCCCATCGAGGTGGGGGGTGTGACGGTGAACCGGCTGTGCGGCAGCGGTCTCGCCGCGGTGCTGGACGCGGCGCGTGCGGTCATGACGGGGCAGGGTGAGCTCTTCGTCGCCGGGGGCGTGGAGAGCATGAGTCGCGCGCCCTTCGTGTTGCCCAAGGCCGAAGCGGCGTTCAGCCGCGACACCCAGGTGTTCGACACGACGATGGGCGCCAGGTTCCCGAACCCCCGTGTGGTGGCTCGCTTTGGTGGTGACACGATGCCGGAGACGGCGGACAACATCGCGCGCGACCTGGGCATCGGCCGCGCGGCGTCGGACCGGTTCGCGCTGGCCTCGCAGCAGAAGTTCGCGACGGCGCAGGCACGGGGCTTCTTCACCGGAGAGCTGGTCCCCGTGGAGCTGCCGGGACGCAAGGGTGCCGTCACCACGGTGACGGTCGACGAGCATCCCCGTCCGGAGACGACTCTCGACAAGTTATCCACACTCAAGCCGCTGGCGGCGGAGGGCGTCGTCACGGCGGGCAACGCCTCGGGCATCAATGACGGCGCGGCGGCGCTGCTCGTCGGCTCGATTTGTGTGGGCGAGTCCGTGGGGTGCAAGCCGCTGGCGCGCATCGTCTCGGCCGCCGTCGCGGGAGTTCCGCCGCGCACCATGGGACTCGGGCCCGTGCCGGCCGCGCGCAAGGCGCTGGAGCGGGCGCAGCTGGCGCTGTCGGACATGGACGTCATCGAAATCAACGAGGCCTTCGCGGTGCAGGTGCTCGGCTGTCTCAAGTTGCTGGAGCTGGACGAGGACGACAGTCGGGTGAACCCGAACGGCGGAGCCATCGCCGTGGGGCATCCGCTGGGAGCCTCAGGTGCGCGACTGGCCCTCACGGCCGCGCGACAGCTCCAGGTCTCGGGTGGGCGCTACGCGCTCGTCAGCATGTGCATCGGGGTGGGGCAGGGCATCGCGGCCGTCCTCGAGCGCGTGTGA
- a CDS encoding aldehyde dehydrogenase family protein, with translation MQVYDKLYIQGEWVASRGGGHIDVLSASTEEVMGRVPEGTAEDVDRAVRAARGAFEAWASLPIPERAAFLRRLQAGLTERQDALARTMTGEVGMPLALSKAIQVGTPITVTGTYVQLLQEHAFEEQVGNSLVVREPVGVVACITPWNYPLHQIVAKVAPALAAGCTVVLKPSEVAPLNAFMLAEILHEAGLPPGVFNLVSGTGPVVGEALVRHPEVDMVSFTGSTRAGRRVSELAAATVKRVSLELGGKSASIILADANLKNAVKRTVGNCFLNSGQTCTAHTRMLVPRALHEEAARLAAEVAASFTVGDPFQGEAKLGPVISEAQRARVREYIQQGLREGAKLVAGGPEQPEGLPKGYYVKPTIFAGVTPEMTIAREEIFGPVLAILPYDDEDDAVRIANSTIYGLAGGVWSEDVEHAKRIARRMRTGQVDINGGRFNPLAPFGGYRQSGNGRELGRYGLEEFQELKAMQL, from the coding sequence ATGCAGGTCTACGACAAGCTCTACATCCAGGGTGAGTGGGTGGCGTCGCGAGGCGGTGGGCACATCGACGTGCTCAGCGCCTCCACAGAAGAGGTGATGGGACGCGTTCCCGAGGGCACTGCGGAGGACGTGGACCGCGCGGTGCGCGCGGCGCGTGGTGCCTTCGAGGCCTGGGCCTCCCTTCCCATCCCGGAGCGGGCGGCGTTCTTGCGGAGGCTCCAGGCGGGGCTGACGGAGCGACAGGATGCGCTCGCGAGGACGATGACGGGCGAGGTGGGCATGCCCCTGGCGCTGTCGAAGGCCATCCAGGTGGGCACGCCCATCACCGTGACGGGGACCTACGTGCAGCTCCTCCAGGAGCACGCCTTCGAGGAGCAGGTGGGCAACTCGCTGGTGGTGCGCGAGCCGGTGGGCGTCGTCGCCTGCATCACGCCGTGGAACTATCCGCTGCATCAGATTGTCGCGAAGGTGGCGCCGGCGCTGGCGGCGGGTTGCACCGTGGTGCTCAAGCCCAGCGAGGTGGCGCCGCTCAACGCGTTCATGCTCGCGGAGATCCTCCACGAGGCGGGGTTGCCTCCGGGCGTCTTCAACCTCGTGTCCGGAACAGGGCCGGTGGTGGGCGAGGCGCTCGTGCGTCACCCCGAGGTGGACATGGTGTCCTTCACGGGGTCGACGCGAGCGGGACGCCGGGTGTCGGAGCTGGCGGCGGCCACGGTGAAGCGCGTGTCGCTGGAGCTGGGGGGCAAGTCCGCGTCCATCATCCTCGCGGATGCGAACCTCAAGAACGCGGTGAAGCGGACGGTGGGCAACTGCTTCCTCAACTCGGGGCAGACGTGCACGGCGCACACGCGCATGTTGGTGCCTCGGGCGTTGCATGAGGAGGCGGCGCGCCTCGCCGCGGAGGTGGCCGCGAGCTTCACCGTGGGCGACCCGTTCCAGGGCGAGGCGAAGCTCGGTCCCGTCATCTCCGAGGCGCAGCGTGCGCGCGTGCGTGAGTACATCCAGCAGGGCCTCCGTGAAGGCGCGAAGCTCGTCGCCGGTGGCCCCGAGCAGCCCGAGGGCCTGCCGAAGGGCTACTACGTGAAGCCCACCATCTTCGCGGGCGTGACGCCGGAGATGACCATCGCGCGGGAGGAGATCTTCGGCCCCGTGCTCGCCATCCTGCCGTACGACGACGAGGACGACGCGGTCCGCATCGCGAACAGCACCATCTACGGCCTGGCCGGAGGAGTCTGGTCGGAGGACGTGGAGCACGCGAAGCGAATCGCGCGCCGGATGCGCACCGGACAGGTGGACATCAACGGCGGGCGCTTCAACCCACTGGCTCCGTTCGGTGGGTATCGACAGTCCGGGAACGGTCGAGAGCTCGGCCGATACGGGCTGGAGGAGTTCCAGGAGCTCAAGGCGATGCAGCTCTGA